The following coding sequences lie in one Thermoanaerobaculia bacterium genomic window:
- the pdhA gene encoding pyruvate dehydrogenase (acetyl-transferring) E1 component subunit alpha: MPKTTIYEAVTERVEILDKDGQVDKSLMPDLSQDQILSLYRWMVYMRALDTKTLKLQRQGRLGTYGSIQGQEAAQAGLGLALKPEDWLAPSFREQLVMMMHGIPARQILMYWKGDERGSKAPEGVNVLPISIPVGSQHVHGVGIGMALKRQGKKAAAVTFGGDGSSSQGDFHEALNFAGVFKTHTVFFIQNNQWAISVPFHKQTAATSVAQKAHGYNIPGVQFDGQDVFASYAVSKEALERARAGEGATLIEALMYRFGDHTTADDASRYRKAEEVAKWKESDPIVRLRRFLDRESMWDDQKEEALAGEVSKRVDEDVAALEALPKADPTDMLDYMYESLPLNLAEQRQALAEEVNR, from the coding sequence GTGCCCAAGACAACGATCTACGAGGCTGTGACAGAACGTGTAGAAATCCTGGACAAAGATGGCCAGGTTGACAAATCATTGATGCCCGATCTCTCTCAGGACCAGATCCTTTCGCTCTATCGCTGGATGGTGTACATGCGGGCCCTGGACACCAAGACCCTCAAGCTCCAGCGTCAGGGACGTCTCGGAACCTATGGATCGATCCAGGGACAGGAAGCGGCCCAGGCCGGCCTTGGACTGGCCCTGAAGCCGGAGGACTGGCTCGCCCCTTCCTTTCGGGAACAGCTGGTCATGATGATGCACGGTATTCCTGCCCGGCAGATCCTGATGTACTGGAAGGGCGACGAACGGGGATCAAAGGCACCCGAGGGTGTGAATGTCCTTCCGATTTCCATTCCCGTGGGAAGCCAGCATGTCCACGGCGTCGGGATCGGAATGGCCCTCAAACGACAGGGAAAGAAGGCCGCGGCGGTGACGTTCGGAGGTGACGGTTCTTCGTCCCAGGGAGATTTTCACGAAGCCCTCAACTTTGCCGGAGTCTTTAAGACCCATACGGTCTTTTTTATCCAGAACAACCAGTGGGCGATCTCGGTCCCCTTTCACAAGCAGACGGCCGCGACGTCCGTCGCGCAGAAGGCCCATGGATACAACATTCCCGGGGTCCAGTTTGACGGTCAGGACGTCTTTGCCTCCTATGCCGTCTCAAAGGAGGCCCTGGAACGTGCCCGGGCCGGAGAAGGAGCCACGCTGATCGAAGCCCTGATGTATCGTTTCGGAGATCACACCACGGCCGACGATGCCAGCCGGTACCGAAAGGCGGAGGAGGTCGCGAAGTGGAAGGAATCCGATCCCATTGTCCGTCTCCGCCGCTTTCTGGATCGGGAGTCAATGTGGGACGATCAGAAGGAAGAGGCCCTTGCCGGGGAGGTTTCTAAACGCGTCGATGAAGACGTGGCCGCCCTGGAAGCACTACCGAAGGCCGATCCTACGGACATGCTGGATTATATGTATGAATCCCTGCCTCTGAACCTCGCCGAGCAGAGACAGGCTCTTGCCGAGGAGGTGAACCGATGA
- a CDS encoding electron transfer flavoprotein subunit beta/FixA family protein, with protein MDILVCMAQVPATDIKAKIASDGKSLDTADVKFVINPYDEFAIEEALRTREKSGGEVTLISIGPDRVPSGLREGLALGADKAVHIQSAGGYMDAFNVARALSAQIKTMAHDLIFMGKIGVGYDQHQVGAMVAELLGLPHVAAAVHLELQEGKAVAKREIEGATEVMELPVPAVITTEKGLNEPRYASLKGIMAAKKKPIDTVPLESLVPDAKPILVIESMELPPAKQRGKLIDAEDPAAAAKELVRLLKEEAKVL; from the coding sequence ATGGACATCCTTGTCTGCATGGCTCAGGTGCCCGCAACGGACATCAAGGCTAAAATCGCGTCTGACGGAAAGAGTCTGGATACCGCGGACGTCAAATTTGTAATCAACCCCTACGACGAATTTGCCATTGAGGAAGCCCTTCGTACCCGGGAAAAGAGCGGGGGAGAAGTGACCCTCATTTCAATCGGACCGGATCGTGTCCCTTCCGGTCTGCGGGAAGGCCTTGCCCTGGGTGCCGATAAGGCCGTTCATATCCAGTCCGCAGGCGGATACATGGACGCCTTCAATGTAGCCCGGGCACTGTCAGCCCAGATCAAGACCATGGCTCATGATCTGATTTTTATGGGCAAAATAGGTGTCGGCTATGACCAGCACCAGGTTGGAGCCATGGTTGCAGAGCTTCTGGGCCTTCCTCACGTGGCCGCAGCGGTCCACCTTGAGCTCCAGGAGGGAAAGGCTGTCGCAAAGAGGGAGATCGAAGGTGCGACCGAGGTCATGGAACTTCCGGTTCCCGCGGTGATTACCACAGAAAAGGGTCTGAATGAACCCAGGTATGCCTCCCTGAAGGGAATTATGGCTGCCAAAAAGAAACCTATAGACACGGTGCCTCTGGAATCCCTGGTTCCTGACGCTAAGCCGATTCTTGTCATCGAATCGATGGAACTGCCGCCGGCCAAGCAGAGGGGCAAGCTGATCGACGCGGAAGACCCTGCGGCCGCGGCCAAAGAACTCGTCCGGCTTCTGAAGGAAGAAGCCAAGGTTCTCTAG
- a CDS encoding electron transfer flavoprotein subunit alpha/FixB family protein, whose protein sequence is MATILTFIEVRDGQIKKASLEALSEAVRLGGAHGMGASAVLVGDNLAALKDVPGQYGASVVYTVEHSDLRLYSPEGYTTAIVEAVRAESPAALFFSSTAMGKDLSGRVAARLSTAVANDCTEVSFAGTFKVRRPMYAGKTFATVSFTEGSFPVISLRPNIFRAEEKAGQAEQKALSPSDLGIRSRAVALEKPESAELDVTEARVIVSGGRAMKGPENFPMLRELAQLLGGALGASRAAVDAGWIDHKYQVGQTGKTVSPDLYIACGISGAIQHLAGMSSSKVIVAINKDAEAPIFGVADYGIVGDLYQIVPELVKEVKNL, encoded by the coding sequence ATGGCTACGATTCTTACCTTTATCGAAGTTCGCGACGGGCAGATCAAAAAGGCCTCCCTTGAGGCGCTCTCCGAGGCTGTCCGCCTCGGTGGGGCCCATGGAATGGGAGCCTCGGCCGTTCTCGTTGGTGACAATCTTGCGGCACTGAAGGATGTTCCCGGACAGTATGGCGCATCGGTCGTCTACACGGTGGAACATTCCGACCTCAGGCTCTACTCTCCGGAAGGTTACACTACGGCCATTGTCGAAGCCGTCCGTGCCGAATCTCCGGCCGCCCTCTTCTTCTCCTCCACGGCCATGGGGAAGGATCTCTCCGGCCGTGTCGCCGCCCGCCTCTCCACCGCGGTCGCCAATGACTGTACGGAGGTCTCCTTTGCGGGCACCTTCAAGGTTCGGAGGCCGATGTATGCGGGAAAGACCTTCGCCACCGTCTCTTTCACCGAAGGGTCCTTTCCCGTAATCTCTCTCCGTCCCAACATCTTCCGGGCGGAGGAAAAGGCAGGTCAGGCGGAGCAGAAAGCCCTCTCCCCTTCCGATCTCGGCATCCGTTCCCGGGCCGTGGCCCTGGAAAAGCCGGAAAGCGCGGAACTCGACGTTACCGAAGCCCGCGTCATCGTGTCTGGAGGCCGGGCCATGAAGGGGCCGGAGAACTTCCCGATGCTTCGGGAACTGGCCCAGCTTCTCGGCGGAGCCCTGGGGGCTTCCCGCGCGGCCGTCGATGCGGGATGGATCGACCATAAGTATCAGGTCGGGCAGACGGGGAAGACGGTTTCCCCCGATCTGTACATTGCCTGCGGGATTTCCGGAGCCATTCAGCACCTGGCCGGAATGTCGTCTTCGAAGGTGATCGTGGCGATCAACAAAGACGCGGAAGCTCCTATCTTTGGCGTCGCCGACTATGGAATCGTGGGGGATCTGTATCAGATCGTTCCCGAGCTCGTAAAGGAAGTGAAAAACCTTTAG
- a CDS encoding pirin family protein → MIHHVPAEQRHFNDFEWLKTYWLFSFSDYRDPDNNRFGPLRVFNDDIVEPGTGFPTHPHREMEIVTVVLEGEVTHEDSMGSRTVIGPGEVQRMSAGTGVTHSEYNRGKTPVHLCQVWFLPDRPGLTPSYEQKQFAEAQWKGSLLPLASGRGASGAVSIHADATLYRCALEKGGRLPYFTGQGRGVFLYLLSGKLTLKGQALEAGDQVRTEGEDTLTFEAESLSDLILIDVKL, encoded by the coding sequence ATGATTCACCATGTTCCGGCCGAGCAGCGTCACTTCAATGATTTCGAATGGCTGAAGACCTACTGGCTCTTCTCCTTTTCTGACTACCGCGATCCCGACAACAACCGGTTTGGCCCCCTCCGGGTCTTTAATGACGACATTGTGGAGCCCGGGACCGGCTTTCCCACGCACCCCCACCGCGAGATGGAAATTGTGACGGTAGTCCTGGAAGGGGAAGTCACCCATGAAGACAGCATGGGAAGCCGTACCGTAATCGGCCCGGGAGAGGTCCAGCGGATGTCGGCGGGAACAGGAGTAACCCACTCGGAGTACAACCGGGGTAAAACCCCGGTCCATCTTTGCCAGGTCTGGTTTCTCCCCGATCGTCCCGGCCTCACGCCCTCCTATGAGCAGAAACAGTTTGCGGAGGCACAGTGGAAGGGAAGTCTGCTCCCCCTCGCTTCGGGGAGGGGTGCATCGGGAGCCGTATCGATTCACGCAGACGCGACACTCTACCGCTGTGCACTGGAAAAGGGCGGAAGGCTTCCATATTTTACGGGACAGGGACGGGGCGTCTTTCTTTACCTGCTTTCAGGAAAGCTTACGCTCAAGGGTCAGGCTCTGGAGGCGGGAGATCAGGTTCGCACCGAGGGGGAAGACACCCTCACCTTCGAGGCTGAATCCTTGTCCGACTTGATCCTGATTGATGTAAAACTTTAG
- a CDS encoding mechanosensitive ion channel yields the protein MENLVHRFFELYMQNPGFFDKVAESLVVILFLWFLRRLVLFLAFKRVEELRSRYSWKKSTLYSAFFVGLFAISQIWLSGLAHLSTFLGLLSAGIAIALKDPITNIAGWVFLIWRKPFTVGDRIQIGEHTGDVIDIRIFQFSILEIGKWVRAEQSTGRIIHVPNSQVFFTPLANYTMDFPFIWTELSILVTFESNWKAAKALIQDLCRDLAGDHAREAERYLKEATKKWFIVFNRLDPIVYTSVEDSGVALTARFLCPPRQRRSTEERLWEAILEKFSERDDMDFAYPTIRYYDQGTEGKRVPE from the coding sequence ATGGAGAATCTGGTACACCGTTTTTTTGAGCTCTACATGCAGAATCCGGGCTTCTTTGACAAGGTTGCCGAATCCCTCGTCGTTATTCTTTTCCTCTGGTTTCTGCGCCGTCTGGTCCTCTTCCTCGCCTTCAAGAGAGTGGAAGAGCTCCGTTCCCGGTATAGCTGGAAAAAATCTACTCTTTACAGCGCCTTCTTTGTCGGTCTCTTTGCCATCAGCCAGATCTGGCTCTCCGGTCTGGCCCACCTGAGTACCTTCCTCGGCCTTCTTTCCGCCGGTATTGCCATCGCCCTGAAAGACCCCATCACCAATATCGCAGGCTGGGTCTTCCTTATCTGGAGAAAGCCCTTCACGGTCGGAGACCGGATCCAGATCGGAGAACACACAGGGGATGTGATCGACATCCGGATCTTTCAATTTTCGATCCTGGAAATCGGGAAATGGGTTCGCGCAGAACAGAGTACCGGCCGCATCATTCACGTTCCCAACAGCCAGGTTTTCTTTACACCCCTTGCCAACTACACGATGGACTTTCCCTTCATCTGGACGGAGCTGTCCATTCTGGTCACCTTCGAGAGTAACTGGAAGGCGGCAAAGGCCCTGATTCAGGACCTCTGCCGCGATCTTGCTGGAGACCATGCCCGGGAAGCGGAGCGCTACCTGAAGGAGGCGACCAAGAAGTGGTTCATCGTTTTCAATCGCCTCGATCCGATCGTGTACACCTCCGTTGAAGATTCCGGGGTTGCCCTGACGGCCCGCTTCCTCTGTCCTCCCCGCCAGAGGCGGTCGACCGAGGAGAGGCTCTGGGAGGCAATCCTGGAGAAATTTTCCGAGCGGGACGACATGGACTTTGCCTACCCGACGATTCGCTATTACGATCAGGGTACCGAGGGAAAAAGGGTACCTGAGTAA
- a CDS encoding YraN family protein, producing MKRNYPPSMWWNWLRKLFRKGRVGERIAARYLAEQGYEILQRNVRFPMGEIDIVGRDGKDLCIVEVKRRISPRKGSPEEAVTQKKLDRLRRLAQAYVKRERLGDVPVRIDVVAVDDRGESRQIRLHRNVG from the coding sequence ATGAAAAGGAACTATCCACCCTCGATGTGGTGGAACTGGCTGCGGAAGCTCTTCCGTAAGGGTAGAGTCGGGGAGCGGATCGCCGCCCGATATCTTGCGGAGCAGGGATATGAAATTCTCCAGCGAAACGTCCGTTTCCCCATGGGGGAGATCGACATCGTCGGCCGGGACGGGAAAGATCTTTGCATCGTGGAGGTCAAACGCCGGATTTCTCCCCGGAAGGGAAGTCCCGAGGAGGCGGTAACGCAGAAAAAGCTGGATCGTCTCCGCAGGCTGGCGCAGGCCTACGTCAAACGTGAGCGGCTGGGAGATGTTCCCGTTCGGATCGATGTTGTAGCGGTGGATGACAGGGGAGAGAGCCGGCAGATTCGTCTCCACAGAAATGTAGGTTGA
- a CDS encoding (Fe-S)-binding protein: MVTATRPGVFALVFAAFMLLLAYSLYRRFLPLQDSRPADVFNRWWDRVKDFFTYVIFQKRMMRDPYAGLYHILIFWGFLVLGLRSLGLVLEGLGVSLPFLTHPAYQMMKDGWEVLVLAGIALAVLRRLFFKPERLKNSLDAWITLSFIAMLMVTDLAADGALIVLGSPSWAAYAPFSAMVSSWIPVGSAESWFVWSWWLHILTLFSFANMLPYSKHFHVYTSFFNVFFHRLEPGGKMETMDLETVEDDTVFGVKSYRELSWKQILDLYTCTECGRCRELCPTRLTDKPLSPMEFGNAVRNYVYDLTPGLAARETAGEVPPEPALIGETISEDTIWACTTCRWCEYACPLFISFTDKLTAMRRNLVLEESNFPSEMQTAFKGMEVNGNPWNMPADRRTDWCEDLDVPLIGDNPNPDVLFWVGCAGAYDDHGQKVSRALVKIMKAAGVSFAILGGEETCTGDSARRMGNEYLFQMLAQQNVETLNGYGVKKIVTNCPHCLNTLAHEYPDFGGHYEVVHASQFVAEMVSRGRLHFTKSIEKELTFHDPCYLGRTNGILNEPRYLLEHIPGITLKEMDHSRERGVCCGAGGGRMWMEENLGTRINHLRLKDVEACGVKDLAVACPFCYSMLSDAAKENEKELSTLDVVELAAEALP; the protein is encoded by the coding sequence ATGGTAACCGCCACCCGGCCCGGTGTCTTTGCCCTGGTCTTTGCGGCCTTCATGCTCCTGCTGGCCTACAGCCTCTACCGGCGGTTCCTGCCCCTTCAGGATTCACGTCCGGCCGATGTTTTCAACCGCTGGTGGGATCGCGTTAAGGACTTCTTCACCTACGTAATTTTTCAGAAGCGGATGATGAGGGACCCGTACGCGGGCCTCTATCACATCCTGATCTTCTGGGGATTTCTGGTCCTTGGGCTTCGATCCCTGGGACTGGTCCTGGAAGGACTTGGAGTTTCCCTTCCCTTCCTGACCCATCCGGCTTACCAGATGATGAAGGATGGATGGGAAGTCCTCGTCCTTGCCGGAATTGCGCTCGCGGTACTCCGCAGGCTCTTTTTCAAGCCGGAGCGCCTCAAGAACAGCCTGGATGCCTGGATCACCCTGAGTTTCATCGCCATGCTCATGGTGACCGACCTGGCCGCGGACGGAGCGCTTATTGTCCTTGGATCACCCTCATGGGCGGCTTATGCACCCTTTTCAGCCATGGTGTCCTCCTGGATTCCTGTCGGATCGGCGGAGTCCTGGTTCGTATGGTCCTGGTGGCTCCACATCCTCACCCTCTTTTCCTTTGCCAACATGCTTCCCTACAGCAAGCATTTCCACGTCTACACCTCCTTCTTTAACGTCTTCTTCCACCGGCTTGAGCCCGGCGGAAAGATGGAGACGATGGATCTGGAAACGGTGGAAGATGACACGGTTTTTGGCGTGAAGAGCTACCGTGAACTGTCCTGGAAGCAGATTCTGGACCTTTACACCTGCACCGAATGCGGGCGATGCAGAGAACTCTGCCCCACCCGGCTTACCGATAAGCCCCTTTCCCCCATGGAATTCGGGAACGCGGTCCGCAACTACGTTTATGACCTGACCCCCGGCCTTGCTGCCAGGGAGACCGCGGGAGAGGTTCCTCCAGAACCGGCCCTCATCGGGGAGACAATTTCGGAAGACACGATCTGGGCCTGCACGACGTGCCGGTGGTGTGAATATGCCTGTCCGCTCTTTATCTCCTTTACGGACAAGCTGACGGCCATGCGCAGAAACCTCGTCCTGGAAGAATCCAACTTCCCCTCCGAGATGCAAACCGCCTTCAAGGGGATGGAGGTGAACGGCAACCCCTGGAACATGCCCGCCGACCGAAGGACGGATTGGTGCGAAGACCTCGATGTCCCCCTGATTGGGGATAACCCGAACCCGGACGTTCTCTTCTGGGTCGGCTGTGCCGGGGCCTATGACGACCATGGACAGAAGGTCTCCCGCGCCCTGGTCAAAATCATGAAAGCCGCGGGCGTCTCCTTTGCCATTCTGGGGGGTGAAGAGACCTGTACGGGAGATTCGGCCCGCCGCATGGGGAATGAATATCTTTTCCAGATGCTGGCCCAGCAGAATGTGGAAACGCTGAACGGGTACGGTGTGAAAAAGATCGTCACCAACTGTCCCCATTGCCTCAATACGCTGGCCCATGAATATCCCGACTTCGGGGGACATTACGAAGTGGTTCACGCTTCCCAGTTTGTGGCAGAAATGGTCTCCCGCGGACGTCTCCATTTCACGAAATCGATTGAAAAAGAACTGACCTTCCACGATCCCTGCTATCTGGGACGGACCAACGGAATCCTGAATGAACCCCGCTACCTTCTGGAGCATATTCCCGGCATTACGCTGAAGGAAATGGACCACTCAAGGGAACGGGGCGTCTGTTGCGGGGCCGGGGGAGGGCGCATGTGGATGGAAGAGAATCTCGGAACCAGGATTAACCACCTGCGCCTGAAGGATGTGGAAGCGTGCGGCGTGAAGGATCTGGCCGTGGCCTGCCCCTTCTGTTATTCGATGCTGTCGGATGCCGCCAAGGAGAATGAAAAGGAACTATCCACCCTCGATGTGGTGGAACTGGCTGCGGAAGCTCTTCCGTAA
- a CDS encoding YdbL family protein yields MKRYSWLILFMIALSALFAFADDEAIKDRMLQRLPVLNDLKDSGILGENNKGLLEYRVQSSEKAEMVKAENEDRLKVYASIAQKTGVTAEVVGQRRAIQIAEKAPSGHWLQKPDGTWYKKP; encoded by the coding sequence ATGAAACGCTATTCGTGGCTTATTCTATTCATGATAGCTCTGTCAGCACTTTTCGCCTTCGCAGACGATGAGGCCATCAAGGATCGCATGCTTCAGCGCCTCCCCGTATTGAATGACCTGAAAGACAGCGGGATACTTGGAGAAAACAACAAAGGTCTCCTGGAATACAGGGTTCAGTCCTCCGAAAAGGCAGAGATGGTCAAGGCAGAGAATGAAGACCGTCTCAAGGTTTATGCCTCGATCGCTCAGAAAACAGGGGTCACGGCAGAGGTCGTCGGTCAGCGGCGGGCCATTCAGATTGCCGAAAAGGCTCCTTCGGGGCACTGGCTCCAGAAACCGGACGGAACCTGGTACAAGAAGCCCTGA
- a CDS encoding alpha-ketoacid dehydrogenase subunit beta, translated as MTAAAQNPAAQLKAVPSQQTEKVTLIQAITRALADEMRRDPSVLILGEDVGVDGGVFRATEGLLEEFGPDRVMDTPLAESGIIGTSIGLAVAGFRPVPEIQFMGFIYPALNQIFAHAARMRTRSRGRFTVPMVIRMPYGGGIRPPEHHSESYESLLIHTPGLKVVVPSNPHDAKGLLISAIRDNDPVIFMEPKRIYRAFREEIPVEPFTVPLGKAHVLREGTDVTLVAYGAMVRVCLEAAQWLEKDGISSEIIDLRTLHPLDRDTVLNSVARTGRAVVVHEAPKTLGLGAEITALINEHLLLQLLAPVERVAGFDSVFPLAQLEDHYLPHKDRVIAAVRKTLEF; from the coding sequence ATGACCGCCGCTGCCCAGAATCCCGCCGCACAGCTGAAGGCTGTGCCCTCTCAGCAGACTGAGAAAGTTACCCTGATCCAGGCCATTACCCGTGCCCTCGCCGACGAGATGCGCCGTGACCCCTCGGTCCTGATCCTGGGTGAGGATGTCGGAGTAGACGGAGGCGTCTTCCGCGCCACGGAGGGCCTTCTGGAAGAATTCGGCCCGGACCGGGTCATGGACACGCCTCTGGCGGAAAGCGGAATTATCGGTACATCCATCGGGCTGGCCGTTGCCGGGTTTCGACCCGTTCCCGAAATTCAGTTCATGGGCTTTATCTACCCGGCCCTCAACCAGATCTTTGCCCATGCCGCACGAATGCGAACACGTTCCCGGGGCCGCTTTACAGTTCCCATGGTGATCCGCATGCCGTACGGAGGGGGAATCCGGCCTCCGGAACACCACTCGGAAAGTTACGAATCCCTCCTGATTCACACACCCGGGCTGAAGGTGGTCGTGCCGTCCAACCCCCACGACGCCAAGGGCCTGTTGATCTCCGCCATCCGGGACAACGACCCGGTCATCTTTATGGAACCCAAGCGGATTTACCGGGCCTTCCGGGAAGAGATCCCTGTCGAGCCCTTCACTGTTCCCCTGGGTAAGGCCCATGTCCTTCGCGAAGGAACCGATGTGACCCTTGTGGCCTACGGCGCCATGGTTCGCGTATGCCTCGAAGCCGCTCAGTGGCTGGAGAAGGATGGCATATCCTCCGAAATCATCGACCTGCGTACCCTTCATCCGTTGGATCGGGACACGGTGTTGAACAGCGTAGCCAGGACAGGCCGGGCGGTTGTTGTTCATGAAGCACCCAAAACGCTGGGACTGGGTGCGGAAATCACGGCCCTGATCAACGAACACCTTCTACTCCAGCTTCTGGCGCCGGTGGAACGGGTGGCCGGGTTTGATTCCGTCTTCCCCCTGGCCCAGCTTGAAGACCATTACCTTCCCCACAAGGACCGCGTGATTGCGGCCGTGAGGAAGACACTCGAATTTTAA